The genome window CTGCGCCGCGTACCTGGGCGCCTTCCCGGAGACCGCGGAGTCGACGCGCCGCTGCGGCTGCCTGCGCGCCTACGCACGGGATGAGCCGGCCGTCTTGCTGACGCCGACGACGGCGAGCGCCGAGGGCGACTGACCGCCGGGCGCGGAACGAGCCGCGATGCCCGCGGTGCGCGCCCCTCGTCTCTTGGCCGGATTGCTGCTCGCCGTGATGCTGGCGGGCTGCGTGCGCGCTGGCGGCCCCGCGGCGGCCGCCGGGAGCGCGCGCTTCGCGGTCGCGGCCGACCCGCGCACGCTCGACCCGCTCTTCGCGCACACCGACGCGAACAACGTCGAGCAACAGCTGAACCGGCTCGCGTTCGAGCCGTTCGTCGACGTCGACGAGCGCGGGCACCCGGTACCGGTGCTGCTGACCCGCATCCCGAGCCTCGCCAACGGCGACCTCTCGCGCGACGGCCGGACGATCACGTATCGGCTGCGGCGCAACGTGCGCTGGCAGGACGGCGTCGAGGTCACCGCGCGCGACGTCGTCTGGACGGTGCACGCGATCCTCGACAACCGCAACCCGGTCGCCTCGCGGGCGGGCTACGAGCGCATCGCGTCGATCCAGGCGCTCGACCCGTGGACGGTGCGCGTGCGCTTGCGATCGGCCTGGGCACCGGCGGTCGCGACGTTGTTCGGCGACGGGCCCTCACCGCAGTACGTGCTGCCGGCACACCTGTTGGCGAACGTGCGCGATCTCGCGACCGCCGGCTTCGGCGCGCAGCCGGTCGGCGACGGGCCGTATCGTCTGGTGTCGTGGTCGCGCGGCGAGCGACTCGTCTACGCCGCGAATCCGACCTACTGGCGCGGCCGGCCGGCGATCGCACGGCTCGAGGTCGACGTCGTCCCCGATCCCGGCACCAACTTCACGCTGCTGCGCAGCGGCGGCCTGGATTGGAACCTGCTCTCGCCGGCGCAGCGCGCCTCGCTCGGCGATGCGCCGGGGATCGCATACCGCACCGTCCCGCTGGCGATGGTGGTCGGGCTGGCGCTGCAGACGCGGCACGCGCCGCTCGACGACGTACGGGTGCGCCGCGCGATCGCCGCGTCGATCGATCGGGCCGGCATCTCGCGCACGATCACCGACGGCCGCTATCCGGTCGTCGACACCGCGCAGCCGCTCGGTTCGTGGGCGCGCGATCCGTCGGTGCGCGAGCCGGGCTTCGATCCCGCCGTCGCGGACCGACTGCTCGACGCCGCCGGCTGGCGGCGCGGTTCGGGCGGCATGCGCGCGAAGGGCGGCAAGCCGCTCGCGCTCACGTACGTGCAGTTTCCCGAGTCGCAGACCGGCGTCCGCGTCGCCGTGGTCGTGCAGCGCGAGCTGCAAGCGCGCGGCATCGACCTCACCATCAAGTCGCTCTCGAACGCGCAGCTGTTCTTGCCGAAGGCCGAGGGCGGAACCCTCGCCACCGGCCGCTTCGATCTCGCCTACGTGCCTTGGCCCATGGGCGCCGACCCCGACGACGCGTTCTTGCTCGCGTGCGACGGCTTCGCCAACTACGCGCGCTGGTGCGACCCGCAGGTCGACGCGCTCGAGCGGCGCGCACAAGTCGCGCCCGATCGCGCCGAGCGCGCCCGGCTCTACGGGCAGATCGAGCGCCGCGTCGCCGACGCCGTGCCGATCGTGTTCTTGTTCGATCCGTCCTACTCGTACGCGTATCGTACGTCGCTGCACGGCTTCTTCCCCAACGCCTTCACCCCGACGTGGGACGCCTGGCGCTGGCGCCGAACGAGCAGCTGACGTGAACGCGCTGCTCGCGTCCGGCATTCCCTACGAGATCGCCGGGCTGATCTACTTTCTGTTCTATCTCGCGATGTCGCGGCCGCGCGCGGCGGCGGCGTTTTCGCGTCGCTCCAAGGTGCTAACGCTGCTCGCGGCGATCGCGCTGGTCGGCGCGGCGGTGCTGCACTACGGCGCGCAGCCGCTCGGCATCGCGATCATGCTGGCGCTGGTGGTCGTTTCGCTCGTCTCGACGTATCTGGACCGCCGCGCCGGCTGACGCCGGTCAGCGCTGCGCGATGACTTCGAGCCGGTTGCCGTCGGGGTCTTCGAAGAAACAGGCGTAGTAGGTCGGGCCGTATGCTTCCTGCGGCATCTCGATCGAGCGGGCACCGATCGCCGGCAGATAGGTCGCGATCGCGTCGACGGTGCCGCGCGAGGGCGCCAGGAACGCGACCCGGCCCGGGCCAGGTGACATCTCGGGGTCCTCGGTGATGCCGAACCACTCGTTGGGACGGCGGTCGGGCGCGCTCTCATCGGGGATCGCCCACGTGGTGAACGTCGCGCCTTCGTGTTTGACGGCGCCCAGCAGATTGAGGATGGCGTCGTAGAACGCGGTGGCCTGGACGCGATCGCGCACGCGCAGGTCGACGTGGGAGACTAGCATTCCCCGCAATTCGAGCGGGAGGCGCGGCCTCCCGGTCAAAACGAGCGGCGATCGTGAGTCCCTATCCGTTACGGCGTCACCTTCGCACAGGCGTCAGCTGAGCGCCTTGACGCCTGCGACGACGCCGTCGATCGACTTCTTCGCGTCGCCGAAGAGCATGACGGTCTTGGGGTCGTCGAAGAGCGGGTTGTCGATGCCGGCGAAGCCGGAGTTCATCGAGCGTTTGAGGACGACCACGTTGGCGGCCTTGTCGACGTCGAGGATCGGCATCCCGTAGATCGGGCTCGACTTGTCGGTGCGCGCGGCGGGGTTGGTGACGTCGTTGGCACCGACGACCAGCGCGACGTCGGCGCGCTCGAACTCGGGGTTGATGTCGTCCATGTCGTACAGCGAGGTGTACGGCACGTTGGCTTCCGCCAGCAGCACGTTCATGTGGCCGGGCATGCGGCCCGCGACCGGATGGATGGCGTACTTGACCTCGACGCCGC of Candidatus Sulfotelmatobacter sp. contains these proteins:
- a CDS encoding peptide ABC transporter substrate-binding protein, yielding MPAVRAPRLLAGLLLAVMLAGCVRAGGPAAAAGSARFAVAADPRTLDPLFAHTDANNVEQQLNRLAFEPFVDVDERGHPVPVLLTRIPSLANGDLSRDGRTITYRLRRNVRWQDGVEVTARDVVWTVHAILDNRNPVASRAGYERIASIQALDPWTVRVRLRSAWAPAVATLFGDGPSPQYVLPAHLLANVRDLATAGFGAQPVGDGPYRLVSWSRGERLVYAANPTYWRGRPAIARLEVDVVPDPGTNFTLLRSGGLDWNLLSPAQRASLGDAPGIAYRTVPLAMVVGLALQTRHAPLDDVRVRRAIAASIDRAGISRTITDGRYPVVDTAQPLGSWARDPSVREPGFDPAVADRLLDAAGWRRGSGGMRAKGGKPLALTYVQFPESQTGVRVAVVVQRELQARGIDLTIKSLSNAQLFLPKAEGGTLATGRFDLAYVPWPMGADPDDAFLLACDGFANYARWCDPQVDALERRAQVAPDRAERARLYGQIERRVADAVPIVFLFDPSYSYAYRTSLHGFFPNAFTPTWDAWRWRRTSS
- a CDS encoding VOC family protein, with amino-acid sequence MLVSHVDLRVRDRVQATAFYDAILNLLGAVKHEGATFTTWAIPDESAPDRRPNEWFGITEDPEMSPGPGRVAFLAPSRGTVDAIATYLPAIGARSIEMPQEAYGPTYYACFFEDPDGNRLEVIAQR